In Granulicatella elegans, one genomic interval encodes:
- a CDS encoding ComF family protein has protein sequence MRCVWCGNDVTAESGISSLFMWNSRPICRQCQNLFHSLEKEPICPGCGRLMEEATLCYDCVRWKEMDSHFPVNQALYVYDEQAKEFMERYKFVGDCAVAFLIKKDLKRVLKTYLKQGYTIFPLPTSKQSLEKREFESVEYLLELSKIPYQQIFYHIGKGKKQSEKTREERMKLEQPFVIREEIKLPDKILLFDDIYTTGKTIRLAAKLLQDKGVEDVKLFTVFR, from the coding sequence ATGCGGTGTGTATGGTGTGGAAATGATGTAACAGCAGAATCAGGAATTAGTTCTTTATTCATGTGGAATTCAAGACCGATTTGTCGGCAGTGTCAAAATTTATTCCACTCATTAGAAAAGGAACCAATTTGTCCGGGATGTGGGCGCTTAATGGAGGAAGCGACACTCTGTTATGACTGTGTTCGTTGGAAAGAGATGGATTCTCATTTTCCCGTGAATCAAGCATTATATGTTTATGATGAACAGGCAAAAGAATTTATGGAACGATATAAATTTGTAGGAGATTGTGCTGTAGCATTTTTAATAAAAAAAGATTTAAAAAGGGTGTTGAAAACATATCTCAAACAAGGATATACAATTTTCCCACTACCAACTTCTAAACAAAGTTTAGAAAAAAGAGAATTTGAATCGGTTGAATACCTTCTAGAACTCTCGAAAATTCCGTATCAGCAAATCTTTTACCATATTGGAAAAGGGAAAAAACAATCGGAAAAAACGAGAGAAGAGAGAATGAAACTCGAACAACCTTTTGTAATAAGAGAAGAGATAAAGTTGCCGGATAAAATTTTACTGTTTGATGATATTTATACAACTGGAAAAACAATTCGACTAGCGGCTAAGTTATTACAGGATAAAGGGGTAGAAGACGTTAAATTGTTTACAGTGTTTCGATAA
- the hpf gene encoding ribosome hibernation-promoting factor, HPF/YfiA family, translating to MFKYNIRGENIEVTEAIRNYAEKKLSKLEKYFGDVANATVHVNLKVYSEKTAKVEVTIPLPYLVLRAEETSGDLYGSIDLVIDKLERQVRKYKTKINRKSREKGFELLVAPETVEEDESVLEIVRTKRVDLKPMDSEEAVLQMNMLGHNFFIYQDAETNETHIVYRRKDGKYGLIETNA from the coding sequence ATGTTCAAATATAATATTCGTGGAGAAAACATTGAAGTTACTGAAGCAATTCGTAATTATGCCGAAAAGAAACTTTCAAAATTAGAAAAATACTTCGGCGATGTTGCTAATGCAACGGTTCATGTTAATTTGAAAGTATATTCTGAAAAAACAGCAAAAGTTGAAGTAACAATTCCTCTTCCTTATTTAGTCTTACGTGCAGAAGAAACTTCTGGAGACCTATATGGTAGTATCGACTTAGTAATCGATAAATTAGAAAGACAAGTTCGTAAATATAAAACAAAAATTAATCGTAAATCTCGTGAAAAAGGATTTGAATTGCTTGTTGCACCTGAAACAGTGGAAGAAGATGAATCTGTATTAGAGATTGTACGTACAAAACGTGTTGATTTAAAACCAATGGATAGTGAAGAAGCTGTTTTACAAATGAATATGTTAGGTCATAACTTCTTTATTTACCAAGATGCAGAAACAAATGAAACGCATATTGTTTATCGTCGTAAAGATGGAAAATATGGTTTAATTGAAACGAATGCATAA
- a CDS encoding ABC transporter permease has translation MTEKVAFKRVALSFEQVENISLPPQSFLQDAWRRLKKNKGAVVSLGIVVLFIILALLAPFISPHDPLEQNVQFANLPAKIPGIFKGMRAGVDAYAQAGVPEGTYYYLGTDGLGRDLLSRILYGTRLSLLIAFAAAMFDLTVGVLYGLISGWFGGRVDTVMQRILEIMTAIPNLVILVLLLLFLQPGVGTIILAIGVTSWLTMARVVRAQTLKLKNLEYILASKSLGQSFWKIALKHLLPNIAGIIIIQTMFSIPSAIFFEAFLSFLGIGVPVPNASLGSLINDGYKTFRFLPHLMWFPAIVLCILMISFNLLADGLRDAFDPKMKE, from the coding sequence ATGACAGAAAAAGTAGCATTTAAACGTGTAGCATTGTCTTTTGAACAAGTGGAAAACATTTCACTTCCTCCTCAAAGTTTTTTACAAGATGCATGGAGACGATTGAAAAAAAATAAGGGAGCTGTTGTATCGTTAGGGATTGTAGTTCTCTTTATCATTCTTGCTTTATTGGCGCCTTTTATTAGTCCACATGATCCATTGGAACAAAATGTTCAATTTGCGAATTTGCCAGCAAAAATTCCTGGTATTTTTAAAGGGATGAGAGCAGGAGTAGATGCGTATGCTCAAGCAGGAGTTCCTGAAGGGACTTATTACTATTTAGGAACAGATGGTTTAGGAAGAGATTTATTATCTCGAATTTTATACGGAACAAGATTATCATTATTAATTGCCTTTGCTGCTGCAATGTTTGATTTAACAGTAGGAGTATTATATGGGTTAATTTCTGGTTGGTTTGGTGGTCGTGTAGACACAGTGATGCAACGTATTTTAGAAATTATGACCGCTATTCCAAACTTAGTCATCTTAGTGTTACTGCTGTTATTTTTACAACCAGGTGTTGGTACGATTATTTTAGCTATTGGGGTTACGAGTTGGTTAACAATGGCTCGAGTTGTTCGTGCGCAAACATTAAAATTAAAAAATTTAGAATATATATTAGCGTCTAAATCATTAGGACAAAGTTTTTGGAAAATTGCGTTGAAACACCTTTTACCAAATATTGCTGGAATTATTATTATTCAAACGATGTTTTCAATTCCTTCAGCGATTTTCTTTGAAGCATTTTTAAGTTTCTTAGGAATTGGGGTTCCAGTACCAAATGCCTCATTAGGTTCGCTCATTAATGATGGGTATAAAACATTTAGATTTTTACCGCATTTAATGTGGTTCCCGGCAATTGTATTATGTATTTTAATGATTAGTTTTAATTTATTAGCAGATGGATTAAGAGATGCTTTTGATCCAAAAATGAAAGAATAG
- a CDS encoding IS1182 family transposase: protein MYKNYTTPTDTLELNFTLTVPKNHIAQFINQFVDSIPDSIIFPNTTSKMGRPAHHPRMLLKMILFAYTRSTYSGRKIVQLNEENIPMQWLSQQTYVCYHVINNFRSNEQFSSIIKNIFVYFTLLLQHYHIIDSDSLFIDGTKVQADANRYSFVWRKAIERYDEALNEKISTLYDQLIQNQVNIALSEEEKITEYGVHAMIEATNNSLEQLEELIEEEPKHIVGGSKNKQKKRLLNSFKRQLEKDFLPRKEKYTIAKETFDNRNSYSKTDNDATFMCMKEDAMKNRELKPGYNLQIATNHQYVLGFDVFPNPTDMRTLKPFLNSFKLLDKFSIIIADAGYGSEENYQLILEEYEKTPLIPYTMYEKEQTKKFKNDPSNRQNWYYNEEEDYYIDHLGVKFSFKYYSTRNDKNGFTRRFKVYETDSIQETEALDELAKTPTGQQRQIRVNQVWESYKETIKEALHSDRGSSIYAQRKIEVEPVFGQMKRNFGMRRTHVRGKNAVHNDIGLLFLGMNLQRLRKYILNNMNQGWFIPLDFTEFIKKHVLILISVKIGTCFLLFLRLFAQPLPVLEVEATSNTAATMKSHYFCYGREKRLDEECESGNDFVYSSKEYGSKLSVSLLVLL from the coding sequence ATGTACAAAAATTATACCACACCAACAGATACTTTAGAACTAAATTTTACATTAACCGTCCCTAAAAACCACATTGCTCAATTTATTAATCAGTTTGTAGATTCTATTCCAGATTCTATTATCTTTCCTAATACAACATCAAAAATGGGTAGACCTGCTCATCATCCTCGTATGTTATTAAAAATGATTCTCTTCGCTTATACTCGTTCTACGTATAGTGGTAGAAAAATTGTTCAATTAAATGAAGAAAATATTCCGATGCAGTGGCTTTCTCAACAAACTTATGTCTGTTACCATGTTATTAATAATTTTAGAAGTAATGAACAGTTTTCCTCTATCATTAAAAACATTTTCGTATACTTTACTTTATTACTCCAACACTATCATATTATTGATTCAGATAGTTTATTTATTGATGGTACAAAAGTTCAAGCAGATGCCAATCGTTATTCATTTGTATGGCGTAAAGCTATTGAAAGATATGATGAAGCTTTAAATGAAAAAATTAGTACATTATATGATCAATTAATTCAAAATCAAGTGAATATTGCTTTATCAGAAGAAGAAAAAATTACTGAATATGGTGTTCATGCCATGATTGAAGCTACTAATAACTCTCTAGAACAGTTAGAAGAACTCATTGAAGAAGAACCTAAACATATTGTTGGTGGTTCTAAAAACAAACAGAAAAAACGCTTGTTAAATTCTTTTAAACGTCAACTTGAAAAAGATTTTCTGCCTCGTAAAGAAAAATATACGATAGCTAAGGAAACATTTGATAACCGGAATAGTTATTCTAAAACAGATAACGATGCTACTTTTATGTGTATGAAAGAAGATGCCATGAAAAATCGAGAATTAAAACCTGGCTATAATCTTCAAATCGCAACGAATCATCAATATGTTTTAGGTTTTGATGTATTTCCTAATCCTACAGATATGCGTACTCTTAAACCATTTTTAAATTCATTTAAACTATTAGACAAATTTTCTATTATTATTGCGGATGCTGGATACGGTAGTGAAGAAAACTATCAATTGATTCTTGAAGAGTATGAAAAGACACCTTTGATTCCTTACACAATGTACGAAAAAGAACAAACGAAGAAATTTAAAAATGATCCATCTAATAGACAAAATTGGTATTACAATGAAGAGGAAGATTATTATATTGATCATTTAGGTGTAAAATTTAGTTTTAAATATTATTCAACAAGAAACGATAAGAATGGATTTACTCGTAGATTTAAAGTGTATGAGACAGATTCAATTCAAGAAACAGAAGCATTGGATGAATTAGCGAAAACTCCTACTGGACAACAACGTCAAATCCGTGTAAACCAAGTTTGGGAATCTTATAAAGAAACGATTAAAGAAGCGTTACATAGTGACCGTGGAAGTAGTATATATGCTCAACGAAAAATTGAAGTTGAGCCAGTTTTCGGTCAAATGAAGCGCAATTTTGGCATGCGCAGAACTCATGTTAGAGGTAAAAATGCAGTTCATAATGACATTGGTCTGCTCTTTTTAGGGATGAATTTGCAGAGATTAAGGAAATATATCTTAAATAATATGAATCAAGGGTGGTTTATCCCCCTTGATTTTACTGAATTTATTAAAAAGCACGTCCTAATTTTGATTTCAGTCAAAATCGGGACGTGCTTTCTTCTATTTTTGAGACTTTTTGCCCAGCCTCTTCCAGTATTAGAAGTCGAAGCGACTTCTAATACTGCTGCTACTATGAAAAGTCATTACTTTTGTTATGGAAGGGAGAAACGGTTAGATGAAGAGTGCGAAAGCGGAAATGACTTTGTCTATAGTAGCAAAGAATACGGCAGCAAACTTTCGGTTTCATTGCTAGTGCTACTATGA
- a CDS encoding ABC transporter ATP-binding protein, which translates to MSETILSVKNLQVSFQTFDGKVQAVRGIDFDLKKGETLAIVGESGSGKSVTTRSIMQLLSANAFIENGEIIFEQENILEKSESEMQQIRGKKIAMIFQDPMTSLDPTMKVGMQVAESMIKHLKLSKKEALQQAVQLLEQVGIPNAEKRVNNYPHQFSGGQRQRIVIAIALACNPDILIADEPTTALDVTIQAQILELLKEIQQKYGTSIIFITHDLGVVANVADRVAVMYAGKIVEYGLVDEIFYNPRHPYTWGLLCSMPSLEEEGSLYTISGTPPDLLNPPKGDAFALRSDYALDIDFEEMPPMFAVSNTHAAATWLLDERAPKVEPPEEIQKRWAQFESRRVTNE; encoded by the coding sequence ATGAGTGAAACAATTTTAAGTGTAAAAAATTTACAAGTATCCTTTCAAACATTTGATGGAAAAGTTCAAGCAGTTCGAGGGATAGATTTTGACTTGAAAAAAGGAGAAACTTTAGCGATTGTTGGTGAGTCTGGTTCAGGGAAATCTGTTACGACTAGATCCATTATGCAATTATTATCTGCCAATGCTTTCATTGAAAACGGAGAAATTATTTTTGAACAGGAAAATATTTTAGAAAAATCAGAATCTGAAATGCAACAAATTCGTGGGAAGAAAATTGCGATGATTTTCCAAGACCCAATGACTTCATTAGATCCAACGATGAAAGTTGGTATGCAAGTGGCGGAATCGATGATCAAGCATTTAAAATTATCGAAAAAAGAAGCCTTGCAACAAGCTGTTCAATTATTAGAACAAGTTGGAATTCCAAATGCAGAAAAAAGAGTGAATAATTATCCGCATCAATTTTCTGGTGGACAAAGACAAAGAATTGTTATTGCGATTGCATTAGCATGTAACCCAGATATTTTAATTGCAGACGAACCAACGACTGCGTTGGATGTAACGATTCAAGCACAAATTTTAGAATTATTAAAAGAAATTCAACAAAAGTATGGCACTTCTATTATTTTTATTACGCATGATTTAGGAGTTGTAGCTAATGTTGCGGATAGAGTGGCTGTGATGTATGCTGGGAAGATTGTGGAATATGGACTAGTCGATGAAATTTTCTACAATCCAAGACATCCATATACGTGGGGATTATTATGCTCGATGCCTTCTTTAGAAGAAGAAGGATCTTTATATACGATTTCTGGAACACCACCAGATTTATTAAATCCTCCAAAAGGAGATGCATTTGCCTTAAGAAGCGACTATGCATTAGATATTGATTTTGAAGAAATGCCACCAATGTTTGCTGTGTCGAATACACATGCTGCAGCAACATGGTTATTAGATGAACGAGCTCCAAAAGTAGAGCCGCCAGAAGAAATTCAAAAACGCTGGGCACAATTTGAAAGTAGGAGAGTGACAAATGAGTAA
- a CDS encoding oligopeptide ABC transporter substrate-binding protein — MNNKKLYTGFLSVTAALALAACGNKQQSSSSVQAPVEGGFKTEVVNEGTPISGGTLNMAQVSNSPFKGLFNPILFSDSSDGAVVSMAFANLFDYDANQKIDSSKGMADYKLDVENKTFTIHLKKGDYKWSDGEPLTIDDYIFTYEAISRPDYEGVRFSEDILNVEGVQEFHDGKASSISGLEKIDDQTVKLHLKEVYPTLEYGGEAINTLMIPKHIYKDMTYQEMITSDYSRTKVVGSGPFVIKNIVPGESVSFEKNPYYYKGQPKIDVKLDVVSSEQIVSELKAGHYDYVSGMPSDQYETYKDLDNISLLGLMTNSISYTGFNVGRWDAAKGEHVLDPSKKMNDVALRKAIGYAIDNDTVGKDTYHGLSVRANTLLSPFFKDLYVGKDVVPGFEYNPEKAKEILKEAGYKDVDGDGLVEDKEGKPLTITLLAAKGSETAEAVLQQYISWWKEVGLNVQLLTGRTLDFQTYAEKLQKYTDDFDMWIGGFTIGYNPSPDGLYGPKAAFNFGHFVEPKHTALLERISSNETFDENLKKQLFLEWQQYVQENPFAIPRFNTFELTAVNKRVKKINITPDKGTGWEEVELVSDKAVVAK; from the coding sequence ATGAATAACAAGAAATTATATACAGGATTTCTTAGCGTTACTGCTGCATTAGCATTAGCTGCGTGTGGTAACAAACAACAATCTTCTTCATCAGTACAAGCACCTGTTGAAGGCGGATTTAAAACAGAGGTGGTAAACGAAGGTACGCCAATTAGTGGTGGGACACTAAATATGGCACAAGTATCTAACTCACCATTCAAAGGGTTATTTAACCCAATTTTATTTAGTGATTCTAGTGATGGTGCTGTAGTGAGTATGGCTTTTGCAAACTTATTTGACTATGATGCAAACCAAAAAATCGATAGCAGCAAAGGAATGGCAGATTATAAGTTAGATGTTGAAAACAAAACATTTACAATTCACTTGAAAAAAGGCGATTATAAGTGGTCTGATGGAGAACCTTTAACGATCGATGACTATATTTTCACGTATGAAGCAATTAGTCGTCCAGATTATGAAGGCGTACGTTTCTCTGAAGATATTTTAAATGTTGAAGGGGTACAAGAATTTCATGACGGAAAAGCATCATCAATTTCTGGTTTAGAAAAAATTGATGATCAAACTGTTAAACTTCACTTAAAAGAAGTTTATCCAACGTTAGAGTATGGTGGAGAAGCGATCAATACGTTAATGATTCCAAAACATATTTATAAAGATATGACTTATCAAGAAATGATTACATCAGATTACTCTCGTACAAAAGTAGTGGGTAGCGGACCATTCGTTATCAAAAACATCGTACCAGGTGAATCTGTAAGTTTCGAGAAAAATCCTTATTACTATAAAGGTCAACCAAAAATTGACGTGAAATTAGATGTTGTAAGTAGTGAACAAATTGTTTCAGAATTAAAAGCAGGTCACTATGACTATGTAAGTGGAATGCCTTCTGATCAATACGAAACATACAAAGATTTAGATAACATTTCATTATTAGGATTAATGACAAACTCAATTAGCTATACTGGTTTCAATGTTGGACGTTGGGATGCTGCTAAAGGTGAACACGTTTTAGATCCTTCTAAGAAAATGAATGATGTTGCTTTACGTAAAGCAATTGGTTATGCAATCGACAATGATACAGTTGGTAAAGATACTTACCATGGTTTATCAGTTCGTGCGAATACATTATTATCTCCATTCTTCAAAGACTTATATGTAGGTAAAGATGTTGTTCCTGGATTTGAATACAATCCTGAAAAAGCAAAAGAAATCTTGAAAGAGGCTGGCTATAAAGATGTTGATGGCGATGGACTTGTAGAAGATAAAGAAGGAAAACCATTGACAATCACATTATTAGCAGCTAAAGGTAGTGAAACTGCTGAAGCGGTATTACAACAATATATTTCTTGGTGGAAAGAAGTTGGATTAAATGTACAATTATTAACTGGTCGTACATTAGACTTCCAAACTTATGCTGAAAAATTACAAAAATATACTGATGACTTTGATATGTGGATAGGTGGATTCACAATTGGTTATAACCCATCTCCAGATGGATTATATGGACCTAAAGCTGCCTTTAACTTTGGTCACTTTGTAGAACCTAAACATACAGCATTATTAGAACGTATTTCTTCAAATGAAACATTCGATGAAAATCTTAAAAAACAATTATTCTTAGAATGGCAACAATACGTTCAAGAAAACCCATTTGCAATTCCTCGTTTCAATACATTTGAATTAACAGCCGTTAATAAACGTGTGAAGAAAATTAATATCACTCCAGATAAAGGAACTGGATGGGAAGAAGTTGAGTTAGTTTCTGATAAAGCAGTAGTTGCTAAATAA
- a CDS encoding DEAD/DEAH box helicase: MENQGRIQVRFQSQRDSSLEELGEVLPGFHKESGKFICNRCGNQNSEDFSVGPCIICKKNCHYCLKCLNMGKVKECCVLVAIEEQTPAFLPHSVQVYYKHTMSKEQEKLSQELVEVTDKEHLVWAVTGAGKTEMIFELIRTVLEKGGRVGLAAPRIDVCNELAPRIKEAFPFEEVIVLHGLTDGAYKRTPIIIATTHQMLRFYHAFDVLIVDEVDAFPYSNSDMLQFAVHRAVKPTGRLVFMTATPSKLELYQIQHQQLSYSLLPARFHRHPLVVPLFKELRNWDRALEKKKIPQELYSWMKQRLDEKTPFLVFVSTIIQIPVVEEMMSRAFPNASFSSVSSQEEQRQERIQQMRDGKLDFLITTTILERGVTFYGIDVAVIEAQEEIFTREVLVQIAGRVGRSVDHPGGEVVYFYEGMSRAMKQAKKEIESLNEEARKRGLIEGD; this comes from the coding sequence ATGGAAAATCAAGGTAGAATTCAAGTAAGATTTCAGTCACAAAGAGATTCGTCATTAGAAGAATTGGGTGAAGTGTTGCCTGGATTTCATAAGGAAAGTGGCAAATTCATTTGTAATCGTTGTGGGAATCAAAATAGCGAAGATTTTTCGGTAGGCCCTTGCATTATTTGCAAGAAAAATTGTCATTATTGTTTGAAATGCTTGAATATGGGAAAAGTCAAAGAATGTTGTGTCTTAGTGGCTATTGAGGAACAAACTCCTGCATTTTTACCGCATTCCGTTCAGGTATATTACAAACATACGATGTCAAAAGAACAGGAAAAACTCTCGCAAGAATTAGTAGAAGTAACGGATAAGGAGCATTTAGTATGGGCCGTAACCGGAGCAGGAAAGACAGAAATGATTTTTGAACTAATACGTACAGTATTAGAAAAGGGAGGAAGAGTAGGATTAGCAGCTCCAAGAATTGACGTGTGTAATGAATTGGCTCCCAGAATTAAAGAAGCCTTTCCTTTTGAAGAGGTCATTGTTTTACATGGGTTAACAGATGGGGCGTATAAAAGAACACCAATTATCATTGCAACGACTCATCAGATGCTACGATTTTATCATGCATTTGATGTACTTATTGTAGATGAAGTCGATGCCTTTCCTTATTCTAATAGCGATATGTTGCAATTTGCGGTTCATCGTGCAGTTAAGCCGACAGGAAGGTTAGTCTTTATGACAGCAACTCCTTCAAAGTTAGAATTGTATCAAATTCAACATCAGCAATTGTCGTATTCGTTATTACCTGCAAGATTTCATCGGCATCCCCTTGTTGTACCTCTATTTAAGGAATTAAGAAATTGGGATAGAGCTTTAGAAAAGAAAAAAATTCCGCAAGAGTTGTATAGTTGGATGAAGCAGAGACTAGATGAAAAAACTCCGTTTTTAGTATTTGTATCAACCATTATACAAATTCCAGTAGTAGAAGAAATGATGAGTCGAGCATTTCCGAATGCAAGTTTTTCCAGTGTTTCATCTCAAGAGGAACAGAGACAAGAAAGAATTCAACAAATGAGAGATGGAAAGTTAGATTTTCTCATTACAACGACGATTCTTGAAAGAGGAGTTACTTTTTATGGAATTGATGTAGCGGTAATAGAAGCTCAAGAAGAAATTTTTACAAGGGAAGTTTTAGTACAAATTGCAGGAAGAGTAGGCAGAAGCGTGGATCATCCAGGAGGAGAAGTTGTCTATTTTTATGAAGGAATGAGTCGAGCAATGAAACAAGCTAAAAAAGAAATTGAATCATTGAATGAAGAAGCTAGAAAAAGAGGATTAATAGAAGGTGACTAA
- a CDS encoding ABC transporter permease has protein sequence MNQYTKYILKRIFYMIVTLFLIATITFFLMKLLPGSPYANEENLTDAQLQIMNAKYGLDKPVWMQYLIYLGGLVRLDLGMSFQYNSTVLNLLSSRVGPSFQIGLQALIFGIGMGTLLGLVAAMKQNTIVDTGATFFAIIGRSVPSFVFAVVLQLVFGVIFPILPIALWNQGFISSILPTIALSISPVADSARFIRTEMVEVLQSDYMELARAKGLSRMEVVMKHGVRNALIPLVTIAGPMLVGLMTGSMVIENIFAIPGIGEQFVKSILTNDYPTIMGVTMMYSFLLVVTILIVDLLYGFIDPRIRLTQGGEAS, from the coding sequence ATGAATCAATATACGAAATATATTTTAAAACGGATTTTCTACATGATTGTTACATTGTTTTTAATTGCGACAATTACGTTTTTCTTAATGAAATTATTACCAGGTTCTCCATATGCGAATGAAGAAAATTTGACAGATGCTCAATTACAAATTATGAATGCAAAATATGGGTTGGATAAACCTGTTTGGATGCAATATTTAATTTATTTAGGTGGTTTAGTCCGATTAGATTTAGGAATGTCTTTCCAATATAATTCAACGGTCTTAAATTTATTGTCTAGCCGTGTAGGTCCATCGTTTCAAATTGGGCTACAAGCATTGATTTTCGGTATAGGAATGGGAACATTGCTTGGATTAGTGGCAGCGATGAAACAAAATACAATTGTGGATACTGGAGCAACGTTCTTTGCGATTATTGGACGTTCAGTGCCAAGTTTTGTATTTGCGGTTGTTTTACAATTAGTATTCGGTGTTATTTTTCCGATTTTGCCAATTGCATTATGGAATCAAGGATTTATTTCTTCGATTTTACCGACTATAGCATTATCCATTTCTCCAGTAGCGGATTCTGCTCGTTTTATTCGTACGGAAATGGTTGAAGTGTTACAGTCTGATTATATGGAATTAGCACGTGCCAAAGGTTTGAGCCGTATGGAAGTGGTCATGAAGCATGGGGTACGTAATGCATTGATTCCTTTAGTGACAATTGCTGGTCCAATGTTAGTTGGGTTAATGACAGGTTCAATGGTCATTGAAAATATTTTTGCTATTCCTGGCATTGGGGAGCAATTTGTTAAATCGATTTTAACAAATGATTATCCAACGATTATGGGTGTGACAATGATGTATTCATTTTTACTTGTTGTAACCATTTTAATTGTGGATTTATTATATGGATTTATTGATCCTAGAATTCGTTTAACACAAGGAGGAGAAGCTTCATAA
- a CDS encoding ABC transporter ATP-binding protein, whose protein sequence is MSKRKLVEVKGLKCYFGSSSKQVVKAVDDISFEIFEGETFGLVGESGSGKSTTGRSILRLNEATDGQILFDGKEIPTKTKDLKDFRKQAQMIFQDPYASLNGRMKVRDIIAEGMDIHGIVKTRAERDAKVNELLKMVGLNSEHANRYPHEFSGGQRQRIGIARALAVNPRFIVCDEPISALDVSIQAQIVNLLKQLQKEQQLTYLFIAHDLSMVKYISDRIAVMYQGKIVELGTADAVYHQPFHPYTKSLLSAIPLPDPQYERNRKRVIYQPTVQNESEEMFEITPGHFVFTTKAQAEIWKNSLS, encoded by the coding sequence ATGAGTAAACGTAAATTAGTCGAAGTTAAAGGCTTAAAGTGTTACTTTGGTTCTTCTTCGAAACAAGTTGTAAAAGCAGTTGATGATATCAGTTTTGAAATTTTTGAAGGCGAGACTTTCGGTCTTGTTGGAGAATCAGGTTCAGGAAAGTCTACGACAGGTCGTTCCATTTTACGATTAAATGAAGCAACAGACGGACAAATTTTATTCGATGGAAAAGAAATTCCAACAAAGACAAAAGACTTAAAAGATTTTAGAAAACAAGCGCAAATGATTTTCCAAGATCCATACGCTTCTTTAAATGGAAGAATGAAAGTTAGAGATATTATTGCTGAAGGAATGGATATCCATGGTATCGTAAAAACTCGCGCAGAAAGAGATGCAAAAGTAAATGAATTATTGAAAATGGTAGGATTGAATTCAGAACATGCCAATCGTTACCCACATGAGTTTTCTGGTGGGCAACGTCAAAGAATCGGGATTGCAAGAGCTTTAGCAGTAAATCCTCGTTTTATCGTCTGTGATGAGCCGATTTCAGCATTAGATGTATCCATTCAAGCACAAATCGTTAATTTATTAAAACAATTACAAAAAGAACAACAATTAACGTATTTATTTATTGCGCATGATTTATCGATGGTAAAATATATTAGTGATCGAATTGCAGTGATGTATCAAGGGAAAATCGTAGAATTAGGAACTGCTGATGCTGTTTATCATCAACCATTCCATCCGTATACGAAGAGTCTATTGTCAGCAATTCCTTTACCAGATCCTCAATATGAAAGAAATCGTAAAAGAGTGATTTATCAACCAACTGTCCAAAATGAATCAGAAGAAATGTTTGAAATTACTCCAGGACATTTTGTGTTCACTACAAAAGCACAAGCTGAAATTTGGAAAAATAGTTTATCATAA
- the acpP gene encoding acyl carrier protein: MSEQEVLDKVIQLISERFSVDVLKITRDTTFQEDLGADSLDVVELVMELEDTFGIQISDEDAEQIVTIGDAVNYIVSQQA, from the coding sequence ATGTCAGAGCAAGAAGTATTAGACAAAGTAATTCAATTAATTTCGGAACGTTTTAGTGTCGATGTATTAAAAATTACAAGAGATACAACTTTCCAAGAAGACTTAGGTGCTGATTCATTAGATGTTGTTGAATTAGTCATGGAATTAGAAGATACATTCGGAATTCAGATTTCTGATGAAGATGCGGAACAAATTGTTACAATTGGAGATGCTGTAAACTATATTGTTAGTCAACAAGCGTAA